The genomic window CCACCTTCGCGCCCAGATGGTGCTCCTGCCCCACCTCGCCCTTGCCGTTCGCCGCCGCCTGGGGCGGGTTGAGCCCCAGCAGCTTGACGGTCGCGGCGTTCACCTTGCGGATGACGCCGTCGGCGTCGGTGACCAGGATGCCGTCGTACGAGCAGCTGATGACCGCGTCCAGCTCCTTGTAAAGCTGTTTGACCACCCCCAGCTCGTCGGCCAGGCTCTCGATCTCGCTGAACGGCTGGAAAGACGCCACCGCGCCGATGATATCGCTGCCGTCCATGATCGGCGCGGCGTGGGCGATATAAGAGTTGCCGTTGATCGTATTCTTGAAATTGCGGATCACGCGGCCGGTCGCCAGCACCTCGGAAACGGCGCAGTTCGGGATAAAATCCGACACATCGCCGCCGATCACCTGCCTGGCCTTCAGGCGGAGGACATTCTCCGCCGCCGGATTAATGAACGTTATATAGCCGTGGGGATTGACAGCCACGATCCCGTGGGGCGTCGCCTCCAGCACCGCCTTCAGTTCCTGGCGGGCATGCACAAACGTCGTCTTGAAACCGCGGATAATATCGCTCTTCGTAAGCATGCCGACCAGGTTGCCGTCGCCGTCCACCACCGGCAGCCGCTTCTGGGGAAAGCCGCACGTCTCCTCCAGCAGCGTATCGTCCTTGATAACCGTCACCTCGCGCTGCATCAGCTCCCTGACCGGCAGCGCCAGCTTGCCCTCGTCCGCCACCACCTGAAAAAGATGCTTCACGGTGAACAAGCCGCACACCCGGCCGACGGCGTCCACCACCGGAATGCCCTTAACCTTATGTTTCCTCAGCAACTGGACGGCCTCGGTGACCGGCACCCACTCCGTCACAGTCAGCACCTCGCGGGTCATCACATCTTTCACGAACATTCGCATCACGTCCCTAAAAATTGCTAGACGTTCCACTATATTCTGTTAATTATCAGAATATTCCTGCGAATGGTGCGAGTTAGCGAAAATTAATCTTTCAACTTGGCGATAATCGCCGGAATTACCTCGTACAGATCGCCGACGATACCGTAATGGGCCACCTTGAAAATCGGCGCGTCCGGGTCCTTGTTGATCGCCACGATCATATCCGACGTCTGCATGCCCGCCAGATGCTGGATAGCGCCCGAAATGCCGCACGCGAAATAAATCTTCGGCCCCACCGTCTTGCCTGTCTGCCCCACCTGATGGGGATACGGCTTCCAGCCTGCGTCCACCGCCGCGCGCGACGCGCCCACCGTGCCGCCCAGCGCGTCGGCCAGGTCCTGGATGAGCTTGAACCCTTCCGGGTTGCCCAGGCCGCGGCCGCCGGACACGATGATCTCGGCATCCTCCAGATTGCAGTTCGTCGTGCACACCTGGATAACATCCTCCAGCTTCGTGCGCACATCGGCCGCCGCCAGCGTTATGCTCTCGCGCACCAGCGCGCCGCTCTTGCCGTAATCGGGCTGCGGCTTCTTGAACACCTTCGGCCTCACCGTGCCCATCTGCGGCCGGCGGTCAGGGCAGAAGATCGTCGCCATGATATTGCCGCCGAAGGCCGGACGCGTCCAGGCCACCAGCTTCGTCTCCGGGTCGATGCTCAGGCCGGTGCAGTCGGCCGTCAGGCCGGTCTTCACCCTGGCCGCCACGCGCGGGCCCAGGTCGCGGCCGTCGTTCGTCGCCCCCAGCAATATCACCGACGGATTGTACTTCCCGATCAGCGCCGTGAACGCCGCCGCGTAGCCGTCGGTATTGTAATCCTTCAGCAGCGCGTGCTCCACCAGATAAACCTTGTCGGCGCCGCTGGCGAAAACCTCCTTGGCCAGCCCGGCCACATCGTCGCCGATCACCACCCCGGCCAGCTCCTCGCCCAGCTCGTCGGCCAGCTTGCGGCCCTCGCCGATAAGCTCCAGCGACACATTGCGGATATGGCCGCCGCGCTGCTCGATGAACACCCACACGCCGCTCGCGGCGCTGTCGGCCTCCTTCTTCGTCTCGCCCGCCGGCGCATCCGATACAATCGCCCCTACCGGGCAGCTATCCACACACGCGCCGCACGAAGTGCAGGCGTCGGTAATCCGAGCCTTGCCGTTCTCCAGCACGATCGCCCCGAAGGGGCAGGTGCCGACGCACGCGCCGCAGCCGATACATTCTTCAGTCTTAATCATAATCGCCATTTGTCCCGCTCCTCCCTAAACGATCTTCAATTCCCGCAGTTTTTCCACCAGGGCGGCGGCCGCCTCGCGCGGTTCGCCTTCGATAATCTCCCCGTGCACCTGGCGCTGCGGGGTAAAGATGCGCTTCACCTTGGTCGGCGAGCCATTCAGGCCGAGGCAGTCGGGGTCGACATCCAGATCGGCGGCCGTCCACACCGGGATCTCCGTCCGGTTGGCCTTCATCGTGCCCTTCACCGTCGGATAGCGCGGCTCGATCGCCGTCTTGATAATCGTCACCACCGCCGGCAGCTGGGTCGAAATCACATCATAGCCCTCGTCGTGCTCGCGCTGGGCCTTCACCTTCGTGCCGTCGATCTCCACGCTCGCCGCGTAAGTCACCTGCGTCCAGCCAAGGTGCTCGGCCATCTCCGGGCCCACCTGGGCGGTATCGCCGTCGATCGCCTGCTTGCCGCACAGAATCAGGTCGGCGTTCCCCAGCTTGCGGACCGCCGCCGCCAGCGTATACGAAGTCGCCAGCGTATCCGCGCCGCCGAACGCCCGGTCGCTCACCAGCACCGCCGCGTCCGCGCCCATCGCCAGGCACTCCTTCAGCGCGTCCTTCGCCTGGGGCGGGCCCATGCTGATCACCGTCACCCGGCCGCCGTGCTTCTCCTTCAGCTGCAGGCCGATCTCCAGCGCGAACTTATCGAAGGGGTTGACGATGCTCGGCACCCCCTGCCTGATCAGCGTGTTCGTAACCGGGTCGATCTTGACCTCGGTCGTATCGGGAACCTGTTTCACGCAAACGACTATTTCCATGCTATATCCTCCTTCGGTTCGATGATTTCTTTAGTCGGTCAAGCCGTATTCTCTTAGCAACCCCTCCGCTCCCCACGGGCGTTTCGCCCACATTTCTAAAAAATATATTTTGCACGCAAAACATATTACGCAAAATTATTTCGCCCAATGCAAAAAAATTCCTCCTTTTCGAGGAAAATATATAGCAAATATCGTACCACTCGCAGCAAAAGCCGGTGTGTCAAGCTTTTACCAGCCCGCCAGGCGTTGCGCGCCGGCAACGGGCCGGAAAAAGGTATCCTTCCGTTGCGTCAGCGCAACACGCGTTGCGTCCGAGCAACAACCGGGTATATTACGCCCCGTTATGGCGATAATGAAAACAGGAGGGCGGAGCATGGCTTCTATCGGCAAATTCATCGGTCGGCTGCTGGGCGGGGGCGACAGGGCGCTGCACGACTGGGTGCTCGCCCTGCTGGAAATCCGGCCGGGCGACACCGTGCTCGAAATCGGCTGCGGCCCCGGCGCGGCGATGAAGAGAATCGTCACAACCCGCAAGGATGTTTTCGTCGTGGGCGTCGACGCTTCCGAGGAGGCGATCGGGGAGGCATGGCGGAAAAACGCGCGGGCTATCAAAGCGGGGCGGGCGATGCTGGTGCAGACCGATATCGCCCGCGGCCTGCCCGCCTTCGCCG from Sporomusaceae bacterium includes these protein-coding regions:
- a CDS encoding methyltransferase domain-containing protein: MASIGKFIGRLLGGGDRALHDWVLALLEIRPGDTVLEIGCGPGAAMKRIVTTRKDVFVVGVDASEEAIGEAWRKNARAIKAGRAMLVQTDIARGLPAFAAPFARAVAVNAALPDDKAADILKVVGKALAPGGRLAVAVRPPEKEASEAYVRLLGKELRRQLEAAGFATVRLHEKVLGHSAAVCVTGVNPAPPGNKK
- a CDS encoding electron transfer flavoprotein subunit beta/FixA family protein, with protein sequence MEIVVCVKQVPDTTEVKIDPVTNTLIRQGVPSIVNPFDKFALEIGLQLKEKHGGRVTVISMGPPQAKDALKECLAMGADAAVLVSDRAFGGADTLATSYTLAAAVRKLGNADLILCGKQAIDGDTAQVGPEMAEHLGWTQVTYAASVEIDGTKVKAQREHDEGYDVISTQLPAVVTIIKTAIEPRYPTVKGTMKANRTEIPVWTAADLDVDPDCLGLNGSPTKVKRIFTPQRQVHGEIIEGEPREAAAALVEKLRELKIV
- a CDS encoding FAD-binding protein, producing MAIMIKTEECIGCGACVGTCPFGAIVLENGKARITDACTSCGACVDSCPVGAIVSDAPAGETKKEADSAASGVWVFIEQRGGHIRNVSLELIGEGRKLADELGEELAGVVIGDDVAGLAKEVFASGADKVYLVEHALLKDYNTDGYAAAFTALIGKYNPSVILLGATNDGRDLGPRVAARVKTGLTADCTGLSIDPETKLVAWTRPAFGGNIMATIFCPDRRPQMGTVRPKVFKKPQPDYGKSGALVRESITLAAADVRTKLEDVIQVCTTNCNLEDAEIIVSGGRGLGNPEGFKLIQDLADALGGTVGASRAAVDAGWKPYPHQVGQTGKTVGPKIYFACGISGAIQHLAGMQTSDMIVAINKDPDAPIFKVAHYGIVGDLYEVIPAIIAKLKD